A window of the Hordeum vulgare subsp. vulgare chromosome 5H, MorexV3_pseudomolecules_assembly, whole genome shotgun sequence genome harbors these coding sequences:
- the LOC123398894 gene encoding histone H2A-like, translating into MDASGTVAKGKKGAAGRKAGSPRKKSVSRSVKAGLQFPVGRIGRYLKKGRYAQRVGTGAPVYLAAVLEYLAAELLELAGNAAKDNKKSRIIPRHLLLAVRNDEELGKLLAGVTIAHGGVVPNINTVLLPKRTAEKEGKAPKSPKKAPKSPKKAAKSPKKAATPKKA; encoded by the coding sequence ATGGACGCCTCCGGCACCGTCGCGAAGGGCAAGAAGGGCGCCGCCGGGCGCAAGGCCGGCAGCCCCAGGAAGAAGTCGGTGTCCCGCTCGGTCAAGGCCGGCCTCCAGTTCCCCGTCGGCCGCATCGGGCGGTACCTCAAGAAGGGCCGCTACGCGCAGCGCGTCGGCACGGGCGCCCCCGTCTACCTCGCGGCCGTCCTCGAGTACCTGGCCGCCGAGCTGCTTGAGCTCGCCGGGAACGCCGCCAAGGACAACAAGAAGAGCCGCATCATCCCCCGCCACCTGTTGCTCGCCGTCAGGAACGACGAGGAGCTCGGCAAGCTGCTGGCCGGCGTCACCATCGCGCACGGCGGCGTGGTCCCCAACATCAACACGGTGCTGCTCCCCAAGAGGACCGCGGAGAAGGAGGGCAAGGCGCCAAAGTCCCCCAAGAAGGCGCCCAAGTCCCCCAAGAAGGCCGCCAAGTCGCCCAAGAAGGCCGCCACCCCGAAGAAGGCCTGA